The Chthoniobacterales bacterium genome includes a window with the following:
- a CDS encoding ABC-F family ATP-binding cassette domain-containing protein — translation MLTIRDLKVSVGGRTLFENASLQVNYGERVALVGPNGAGKSTLFSVILGKNEADSGAIDRDEWTMIGYLPQESEPIGDETVLQVATGQAGEIQALESTLSRLEKAGTVEGPEYLEAHAKHEALIDPQIEAKAKKILRGLGFKEEHFNRPAREMSGGWVMRAHLSRLLSMEPDLLLLDEPTNHLDLVSLLWLQAHLKSYSGAVLMISHDRQFMDDLAEKIYDISDKRLISYTGNYTAFLTQRDAAYDQQLAAYKNQQKEIENLQEFYDRFRQVASKASQAQSKIKQIERMEKIEKPLPPKKPFRFHIPEPPRGGQRAISLEGIHQAYGEHKVYTGLDLTIERGERTVLVGPNGAGKSTLLKILAGNLEFQRGTRNLGHNAVIGYFSQYRADTLNPDASVLDEVLASNGELREDDARGILGSFLFRKDDIYKKTKVLSGGEKSRLNLIKFLVNPPNLLLMDEPTTHLDIHTVESLILALEAYAGTLVFISHDVHFIRKLANRVIHVNNGTIKSYPGGYDYFIEKSQFADSRAALTAE, via the coding sequence ATGCTCACTATTCGCGATCTCAAAGTCTCCGTAGGAGGCCGCACCCTTTTTGAAAACGCCTCGCTCCAGGTCAATTACGGCGAACGCGTCGCCCTGGTTGGGCCCAACGGAGCGGGAAAATCCACTTTGTTCTCCGTCATTCTCGGCAAAAACGAGGCCGACTCCGGTGCCATTGACCGCGATGAATGGACCATGATCGGCTATCTCCCGCAGGAGTCGGAGCCGATTGGCGACGAGACCGTTCTGCAAGTCGCCACCGGCCAGGCCGGGGAAATCCAGGCGCTCGAATCGACTCTCAGTCGATTGGAAAAAGCGGGCACTGTGGAAGGCCCCGAATACCTCGAAGCGCACGCCAAGCACGAGGCGTTGATCGATCCGCAGATCGAGGCCAAGGCCAAGAAAATCCTCCGCGGCCTCGGTTTTAAGGAGGAACATTTCAATCGTCCCGCCCGCGAGATGTCCGGCGGCTGGGTGATGCGCGCGCACTTGTCGCGCCTGCTCTCGATGGAGCCCGATTTGCTCCTGCTCGACGAGCCGACGAACCACCTCGACCTCGTTTCCCTCCTCTGGTTGCAAGCCCACTTGAAGTCGTATTCCGGCGCCGTCCTCATGATCTCGCACGACCGCCAGTTCATGGACGATCTCGCTGAGAAAATCTACGACATTTCCGACAAGCGCCTCATTTCCTACACCGGCAACTACACCGCTTTTCTCACCCAGCGCGACGCCGCCTACGATCAGCAACTCGCCGCCTACAAAAACCAGCAGAAAGAAATCGAAAACCTCCAGGAATTCTACGACCGCTTCCGCCAAGTCGCTTCCAAAGCGTCACAAGCCCAGAGCAAGATCAAGCAGATCGAGCGCATGGAAAAAATCGAGAAACCACTCCCGCCGAAGAAGCCCTTCCGCTTCCACATTCCCGAGCCGCCGCGCGGTGGCCAGCGCGCCATTTCCCTCGAAGGCATCCACCAGGCTTACGGCGAACACAAAGTTTACACTGGGCTCGACCTCACCATCGAACGCGGCGAACGCACCGTGCTCGTCGGCCCGAACGGCGCGGGAAAATCGACGTTGCTCAAGATCCTCGCGGGCAACCTCGAATTTCAACGCGGCACCCGCAATCTCGGCCACAACGCCGTCATCGGCTACTTCTCCCAATATCGCGCCGACACTCTCAACCCCGACGCCTCCGTGCTCGACGAAGTATTAGCTAGCAACGGCGAACTCCGCGAGGACGACGCCCGCGGCATTCTCGGCTCCTTCCTTTTCCGCAAAGACGACATCTACAAGAAAACCAAAGTCCTCAGCGGCGGCGAAAAAAGCCGGCTTAACCTCATCAAATTTCTCGTCAACCCGCCCAACCTCCTCCTCATGGACGAGCCGACGACCCACCTCGACATCCACACCGTCGAGTCGCTCATCCTCGCCCTCGAAGCCTACGCCGGGACTTTGGTTTTCATCAGCCACGACGTGCATTTCATCCGCAAGCTCGCCAACCGCGTCATCCACGTAAACAACGGTACGATTAAGAGCTATCCCGGCGGCTACGATTACTTCATCGAGAAAAGCCAGTTCGCCGACTCCCGCGCCGCCCTCACGGCGGAGTAA